In Streptomyces rapamycinicus NRRL 5491, the genomic stretch GCGCGGCGTCTTCGGCTGCGGGTGCGCCCCGCAGGGGCGCGGGGAACTGCGCGCCCAGCCATGACGTACGGTCAGACGAAGAAGGCCCCGTCGCGGCGCTCTCTGTCAACGCTCCCCGGTCGAGCTTGCCGTTGACGGTCAACGGCAATGCCTCGACCGGCAGAACCCGCCCCGGCACCATGTGCCCAGGCAGTTTCGTGGACAGCAGATCGCCGAGGTCGTCCGGCACCTGGCCCACGACGTGAGCGACCAAGTGGTCCCCGCTCTCAGCCACCGTGACGGCCACGTCGACCACACCGTCGAGCTCCCTGACCGCGTCTTCCACCTCCGCCAACTCGATCCGGAATCCCTTGAGTTGGATTTGATCGTCGGTGCGTCCGAGGAACTCCAGCTCACCGTCGAGGGTACGGACGGCGAGGTCGCCCGTGTGATACATGCGGGAGCCGTCGCCCATGAACGGGTTCGCCACGAAACGGCCCGCGGTGAGCCCCGGCCTGCCCAGGTAGCCGAGCGACACCTGGTCGCCGGCGACGTAGATGGCGCCCACTCGGCCCGGCGGCACCGGCCGGAGCCGGTCGTCGAGCAGATGGATGACCAGGCCGGGGATCGGGCCGCCGATCGGGCTCACGTCCTCACCGAGGCCGAAGTCCTCGTCGGCCAGCACCCGGTGGGTGACATGGACGGTGGTCTCGGTGATGCCGTACATGTTGACCAGCTCGGGCGAGCCGGTGCCGTGCCGCTCGATCCAGCCGCGCAGCCGCCCGAGGTCCAGCGCCTCGCCGCCGAAGATGATCCGGCGCAGCGCGGGCAGCGGCTCGTCGGCATGCCGGTCGGCCTCGGTGAACTGGTAGAACGCCGACGGGGTCTGGTTGAGCACGGTCACTCCGCGCTCGCGGACCAGCCGGTTGAAGTCGACCGGCGAGCGGGTCAGCCCGTACTCCGGCACCAGCAGCTCACCGCCGTGCGCCAGCGCGCCCCACAGCTCCCAGACCGCGAAGTCGAAGGAGAAGGAGTGGAACTGGACCCATACGTCGTGCGGTCCGAAGTCCATGTCCGGCCGGGTGTTCGCGAGCAGCGTCACCACGCTGGAGTGCGGGACGACGACACCCTTGGGTCTGCCGGTCGATCCGGACGTGTAGATGACGTACGCGGGGTCGTGCCACCCCGCCTCCGGCCCGGCCTCCGCATCGGCCCGCGGCAGTTCGTCTCCCCGCACGAGCACACGGGCCGGCACGCCCGCCCGGGCCAGCAGCCGGGTGAAGCGGTCCCGCTGCTCGCGGTCCACGAGAACGACCTGCGGAGCGGCGTCGGCGAGGATGTACTCCAGCCGTTCGTCCGGGTACGCCAGGTCCAGCGGTACGTACGCGCCGCCCGCGGTGACGATCGCGACCAAGGCGACCACCTGCTCGACGGAGCGTGGGACGGCGATGGCGACCCGCTTGCCGGGCCGGACCCCGGCGGCTCGCAGGGTCAAGGCCAACTCGTCCTTCGCGGCGGCGAGTTCACCGTAGGTCAGTGACCGGGTGTCGCCGTCGAGGGCGCACTGGGTCACGGCGGTGGCGGCCGGGTCGCGGCGCGCGGCGGCGTCGAACAGTGCTCCCAGGGTCGTCGGGCTGATCCGCTCGGGACGCCGGTCGCTCCCGGGCGTCAGGTCGTCGACGGGGATGTCCGGCCGGGCGAGCAGGCGGGCGAACGTATGAGTGAACGTACGCAGGATCGCCTGGGCGCTCGGCTCCCGTAGCAGTTCGCCGTCGTAGATCAGGTTGAAGCGCGGACGGCCGTCCAGTGCGCGCTCCACCACCAGAGTCAACGGATAGTGCGGGGCGCCCTCGTTGACGATGCCGGTGATGGCCAGCGTGTCGCCGGGCCGCCGCAGGGCGTCCACATCGGTCGCCACGTCGAACACCACCAGGGTGTCGAAGAGGGTGCCCGCGCCCGCCCGGCGGCCGATCCTGGCCAGCGAGACATGCTGGTGCGGCAGCACCGCGCTCTGGTGTTCCCGCACGGAGGCGAGCAGATCACGCGCGGTGGTGGTACGGGTCCAACGGGCCCGCACGGGGATCGTATTGATGAACAGACCCACCATGTCCTCGATGCCGGGCACCTCGGCGTCGCGCCCGGACACCGTGGACCCGAACACCACGTCCCTGCCGTGCAGGAGGGAGCCCAGGGTGACCGCCCAAGCGCTGTGCACGGCCACGCTCAGCGGCACACCGGCCGCCCGGGCGGCCGCGTCGATGTCGTCCTCCGGCTCCACGGCGGTGTCGGCGAACCGGCCGGACGGGGTGTGGCCCTCGGCGACCAGCGAAGGGCCGGGCAGCCCGGCGAGCTGTTCGCGCCATACCCGGTCGCTCTCGTCGTCGTCACGTCCGGCGAGCCGGCGCACGTATTCGGAGAAGCCGGCGACCGGGTACACGGTCCCCGGCGCGTGGTACTCGGCGAGCAGCGCCCGGAGCATGGGCGGCACCGACCAGCCGTCGGCGATGATGTGGTGCACGGTCTGCACCAGGACGTTCCGGCCGGGGCCCCCGCGGATGAGCGTGTAGCGCATCAGCGGACCGTTGGCCAGGTCGAACCCGGCTCGCCGGTCCCGCTCGGCCAGGTCCCGGACCTCGTCGTCGGTGATGCCGGGGCGGTCCACCGTGCTGAAGGGCGCTTCCACACCGCTCTCCAGGACGGAGACCACGCGGCCGTCGGCGAGGGCCACGAACCGTACGGCCAGGTTCGGGTACAGCGTGAGCACCCGGCCGGCGGCCGCCGCGAGCCGGCCGGGGTCCACCGCGCCGTCCAGGGTCAGCAGCTGCTGTTCGACGTAGGCGCCGGCCGAGTCGTCGTCGTAGACGGAGTGGAAGTACAGGCCCTCCTGCAACGGGGTCAGTGGCAGGATGTCGCGCAGGGCCGGGCCGTCCAGGGCGTCGACGTCGGCCTGCGCAAGGGGCACGAGTGCGAAGTCACTGGGAGAGTGGCCGCCCCGGTCGAGCGAGGCCAGCCCGGCCAGGGCCGTCCGGAAATACCCGCCGAGGGTCGCGATGTCCTCGTCGGTGAACATGCCGTCGGGCCAGGAGATGGTGGTGACCAGTTCGTACTCGCCGGTGGCGGCGGCTTCGGCGATCGCGTTGAACTCCAGGGGGCGCGGCAGCCGCATCCTCGGATCGCGCTTCTCGCCCAACTGGACTGTGGTGCCCGTGAGTTGCCAGTCGTCGGTGGTACCCGCGTCGAAGCGGCCCAGGTAGTTGAAGAGCACCTGTGGTGCGGGCGTGTCGAACTCGACGTGGGTCAGGTACCGCAGGGCGCCGTACGAGACGCCGTTGTCCGGCACCCGGGCGAGGTCCTCCTTGACCGCCTTGAGCGCGGCGGTCAGGTACTCGGGGGCGGTGAAGTCGGCCGCCGCCCCGGGATCCACGGTCACCGGGAACAGGGTGGTGAACCAGCCCACGGTCCGCGACAGCGCGGGCTCGAAGCCGGCGGAGCCCGCGACGAACTGTCCTTCGCGGCCGTGGCCCTCCAGTTCGACGTGGGCGAAGGTCTGCTCCTGCCCCAGGTCGCGGCGCCACCTGGCCAGGGCGACGGCGAGTCCGGTCAGCAGTACGTCGTTGACACCCGCGTGGAACTTCGCGGGTGTCTCGCCCAGCAGCGCGGCCGTGACCTCGGGGCCGGCCGAGACGGCCTGGAGCCGCTCCGTCGCCACGGTGTCGGCCGTGGCGAGCGTGCGCCTGCCCAGCGGTTGGTCCTCTCCCGGCAGGGGACGCCAGTAGGGGGAGCTGTCCGCGTCGAACGCCGCGCGCTCCAGCAACTGCGTCCAGCGCCTGAACGACGTGCCCACCGGGGGCAACTCGATCGGCGCGCCCGAGGCGAGCTGCCGCCATGCGGTGGCCAGGTCGTCCATCAGGATCCGCCAGGACACTCCGTCGATCACCACGTGATGGGCGGTCAGGACCAGCTGCCGCGCCTCGCGGCGCCAGACCGCACGCAGCATCACGCCGCACTCCGGGTCCAGCCCTTCGGTGGCGAGCGCCACGCACTCGTCGAGCGGCCGGTCGCTCTCCTGCCATCCCAGGGCGGCCTGGTCCGCCTCCGGGATGTCGAAGCTCCAGCGGTCGCCGCGCACCAGCCTGGCGCGCAGCATGTCGTGGTGCCGGATCAGGGCGATGAGGATCGCGTCGAGCGCGTCGGCGGTCAGATCCGCCGGGGTGTTCAGCACGACCGACTGTACGAAGCCGTCAATCGCGTCCGTGGTGTCGCCGAGCCACCGCACGATGGGCGATCCCACGACGGAACCGGTCGCGACATCGCGGTGGTCCACGGTGGAGACGTCTTCGCGGCTCGCCACCGCCGCCAGCGCCCCCACACCGCTGTGGGTGAAGATCTGCCGTGCCGTGACATGGAGCCCCGCGTCACGCAGTGCGCTCAGCAGGGAGATCGCCAGGATGCTGTCTCCGCCGAGTTGGAAGAAGTCCTGGTCGACGCCGACCTCGTCGAGCCGCAGCACCGCCGCGACAGCCGCGCACACCGCGTGCTCGTTCTCGGTGGTGGGCCGTTTGAGCGGGCCCGTCGGGACCGCGGGCTCCGGCAGGGCGCCCCGGTCGAGCTTGCCGTTCGCGGTGAGCGGGAACTCCGTCATCACGACGACATGGGTGGGCACCATGTACTCCACCATGTGCTCGGTGGCCCACGCCCTGACCTCGTCCGCCCGCAGCTCCCCACTGCCGGCCGCCGGGATCACGTACCCCACCAGGTAGGTGCCGCCGGCCGCGTTCTTCTTCGCGACGACGCAGCTGTGCCGTACTCCGGGGTGCTCCGCGAGACCGGCCTCGACGTCCTCGATTTCCAGCCGCATACCGCGGATCTTGATCTGGTTGTCGGCCCGGCCGAGGAAGTCCAGCGATCCGTCCGGGGTGTACCGCGCGAGGTCACCGGTCCGGTACAGCCGGGACCCGTCCGCGGCGAAGGGGTTCGCCACGAACCGGGACGCCGTCAGGCCGGGCGCGCCCACGTATCCGCGTCCCAGCAGGAACCCGCCCGCGTAGAGTTCGCCGCCGACCCCGACCGGGACCGGGCGCAGTTCATCGTCCAGCACATACAGCTGGGTGTTGGGGTTGGCCCTGCCGATCGACGTCGACAGCCGCTCCGCCGCCCCCCGGTAGATGACGTGCGAGACACCGATCGTCGTCTCGGCCGGGCCATAGCCGTGGTACAGGGGGATGTCGAGCTTGGTGCGGAACCTCTCGTACAGCTCCGGGGTCAGCACCTCGCCGCCGCACCACACGTGCCGCAGGCTGTCCAGCCTCCCGGAGTCGCCCGCCATCTCCAGCAGCACGTCCAGCATGGACGACACCAGGTACGTGAAGGTGACGCGCTGTTCGGCGATCACGCTCAGCAGGTGGTGCGGATCGCGTTCGCCGCCGGACCGCAGGATCACCAGCCGGCCGCCGGACACCAGCGGCAGGAAGATCTCGTTGATGGAGATGTCGAAGGACAACGGCGCCTTGAACAGCGATGCGTCGTCGTGGCCGAAGCCCAGGATCTCGTTCATCTGCCACAGCAGCCGTTCGCTGATCGCCGCGTGCCGGATCATCGCGCCCTTGGGCCGCCCGGTCGAACCGGACGTGAAGATCACGTACGCCAGGGCGTCGCCGGGGACGGTGACCGCGGTGCCCTCGGCGGGGTGGGAACCGAAGCGCCAGTCGCCGAGGTCGACGGCCACGGCGTCCGGTTCGGCCGGATCGCGTTCGCCCGAGTCGTTGAGCTGCACCACGACCTGGGCGTCATCGATGACGACGGCCCGGCGCGCGGCCGGCCACTTCGGATCGAGCGGCACGAAGGCGCACCCCGCCTGGAGCACGGCGAGCAGCCCGATCACCATGTCGGCGGAGCGGCGCAGTGAGATGCCGACGACCTGTTCGGGGCCAAGTCCGCGTGCGATGAGGTGGTGGGCCAGCTGACCGGCCAGCCCGGCCGCCTCACGGTAGGTCAGCGACCGGTGCTCGTCGACGATGGCGACGGCGTCCGGCCTGGTCCGCGCCTGCTCATGGAACATCTCCACGATGGTCGGGCGGACCCGGTCGGCCTCGGTGTCGTTCCACCCGGCCAGGGCCTCGAGCCTCGCCGCCACACCGGCCGGGCCGATGGTGCCGATGGGCCGGTCCGGGAAGTCGGCCAGATCGTCCAGCGCGAGCTGCGCGTCGGCCGGCCCGACGCCTCCCGGGAGGACGATGCTCCGCTCGTCCGCGCCGATCTCCCAACCGCCGGACGCCGTACCGCCGTTGTCGACCCATCCGAGGACGTCGGCGAAGAGCGTGCCGGGGGTGAGGTCGATGCCGTCGGGGCTCCGGCCCGTTGCCCAGTACGCCAGCCCGATGGCACAGGCTTCGGCGATGGTCCGGTCGGAGAAGTCACCGATCCGCCGGCGTACGTCGGCGACACGTGTGGGAGAAAGCAGTACGCGACGAGCGCTCGGTTCCACCATCGAGGACTCAGCATCCCTTCCGCGTCATGAAAAGCCGATCTGAATCAGGGGTGGCTAACTGCCTTCTCGCCAGGCCCGCCACAGTCGCGCATACCGGCCGCCCAGGGCCACCAGCTCCTCGTGGGTTCCCTGCTCCACCACGCGTCCCGCGTCCAGCACGGCGATCCGGTCCGCCGCCATCGCCTGGGTCAGCCGGTGCGCCACGAGCAACGTGGTCCGGCCCGAGCACGCGGCCAGCACGGCCCGCTCCAGCTCGGCGGCGCCCTCGCTGCCCGCCTCCGCGGTCGACTCGTCGAGCACCACCACCGGCGACCGGGCCAGCACCAGCCGGGCCAGGGCGATCTGGGCGACCTTGGTGACGTCCAGCCGCTCTCCGCCCTCGCCGACCATGGTGTTCAGCCCCTCGGGCAGCGCATCGACCCACCCATCGGCGCCGACCGTGCGCAACGCGTCCATCAGCTCGGCGTCGGTCGCCTCCGGCGCGGCCAGCCGCAGGTCGTCGGCGAGCGGACCGGAGAACACATATGTGTCCTGGGTCAGGATGCTCACCATGGCCCGCGCCCCGGCCTCGTCCAGACCGGCGAGGTCGGTCGGCCCGATGCGCACCGACCCGGACTGTGGGGTTCCGATGCCCGCGATCAGCGCGGCGAGGGTCGTCTTGCCCGCGCCCGTCGCCCCCACCAGCGCGAGCGAGCCCCCCGCCGGGATCGTCAGGCTGACGTCCCGGAGGACCGGATCCTCGGCGCCGGGATAGCGGAACGTCAGCCCCCGCACCGTCACCGGGTACCGCGCGGCGTCCACCGGTGCGGTTGCCGCTTCGCCCACCAGCCGGTCCTGCGCGGCCTCGCCGACCACCCCGACCAGCCGGGTCAGGCTCGCGCCCGACTTCTGTGCCTCGTCGAAGGTGAACATGATGGAGCCCAGCGGGGTGAACAGCCGGTGGAACATCAGCGGGGCCGACGACACCTCGCCCAGGCTGGCGGCATCGGCCTCCAGCAGGGCGTACCCCACCACGATGATCAGGACAAGACCGATGAACTCGGCGCGGTTCTCCCTGCCGACGAACCGGCCGAAGAACCGGAACACCTCGATACCGAAATCGCGCACTCGCCACGACTCGCTGGTGACCTGCTCGCGGAAGGCGCCCTCGAGGCGGTACGCCCGGACCGTGTCGATCCCGTTCAGACCACTGATCAACGCCTGTGCACGGTCGGCCTGGGCCGCCCGCTGCTTCTGGTAGAGCGGGGCGGACCGGGGGAGGTACCAGCGCAGGGCCAGCGCGTACGCGGGCAGCGCGCCGGCGCCCGCCAGGCCGAGCCGCCAGTCCAGTCCGAACATGCCGGCCGTCGCGATGAGGACCAGCACTCCCGCCGAGAACACGGTGGGGACGGCGGTCCGGATGCCCTTGGACAGCACGGCCACATCGTCACCGACCCTGGACAGCACGTCCCCCCGGCCGACCTGCTCGATCCGCGCGCTCGGCATCCCCAGCACCGCGCGGACGGCGCCTTCCCGCAGCCCCGCGAGCAGATCCGCGCCGAGCCGCCCGATGAGATAGGTCGACACCGCGGTGGCCGCCGCGCCGAGCAGCGCGGCGGCCCCCATCAGCACCCCGATCGTGACCAGGGCCGAGCGCGGTTCACCCTCGACAACGCCGTCGACCACCCTGCCGAGCAGCAGCACCGGGAGTACCTGGAGGGCCGCCCCGGCCACCGTGGTGAGCACGGTGGCGGCCGTCAGCCAGGGCATCTCGCGGCAGTGTGCCGTGACCCATCGGATGGCCACGCGTCCGGTGGCCGTGCGCAGGGTCGCCGGGGTGACACGCGCGTCGGTGGTGCTCACCCCCGGCCGACCGACGTGACGAGTTCGTCGATCGCGTACGGCAGGGACAGCAGGGTGCTCTGGGAGATGGCGGCGCCGACGGCCGGGCCCTCACTGTCCGGCAGATACGACACCTTGCCCTTCTTCACGGCGTCCAGGTTGGTGAACAGCTGGAATTTCCTCAGCGCCCGCTGGTCCGCCTTGTCGTTGATGACGAAGACGCGGTCGACGTCGACCAGGTCGACGCGCTCGGGGGAAAGGACGGTGAAGAACTTCCCGCCCGCGGCCTTGTCGATCTTGGTCTGGTAGCCGAAGCCGATGCCCGTCACCAGCCGCCCGCGCACATCGGTGGAGGTGAACGGCGCCACCGAGTTCTTGTACCAGGACAACGCGACGGCGGTCTGGTCCGCGAACTTCGGATGCGCCTTCTTGGCCGCGTCGAGCTTGTCCTGGATGCCCTGCACCAGTTCGGTGCCCTCGGCCTCCTTGCCGAGCGCCTTGGCGATCTGCACGGCGTTGTCCTGCCAGGGGGCGCTGAACGGCTCCTTCTCGCCCTTGGTGCGGCCGACGGTCGGGGCGATCCGGGAGAGCTTGTCGTAGGCGGCCTTGTCGATCTCGGAGTACACCGCGACGATCAGGTCCGGCCGCAGGGCGGCGATCTTCTCGTAGTTGGGGCCGGAGTCGCCGTTCTTCATGACGACCTCGGGCCGGGCGTCGCCCCATTTGTCCTTCACCCAGGGCCACTGGGTGTTGATGTCCGGCTGCTTGCCCGCCGGGTTCGGGTACTGGTCGACCATGCCGACCGGTCTGACACCCAGCGCCAGCATGGCCTGGTCGTCCGTGTAACCGACGGAGACGACCCGCTGGGGGGTCTTGGTGATCTTCGTGGATCCGAACGCGTGCTCCACGGTGACCGGGAACGCGCCGGAGGCGGCGGCCGGGGCGTCGTCGCCCGCTTCGTCCGCCGAGTCGGAACCACATCCCGCGAGAAGGCCGACGCCGAGGGCCGCCGCGGACAGCGCCGCCGCCGACCGCCGCCATGGCGTCATACGCGTCGTTCGATGGAGGAGCATCCGGAATCCCTTGCTGTCGCGCCGTCCGTTACACCCCTGACTAAGGGCAGGCAAACCTTATCCTGTGCAAGTGAGGCTAGCCTAGCCTTACTTGAGGCTCTCTTCCCGGAACCTGGCCGAGCCGGGCATGGGTACGGCCGATCGGCACGATGAGCGGCCGATCCCCCACCGGGTCGTCGATGACCGTGGCACGCAGCCCGAACGCCTCGTCCAGCAACTCGGCGGTGATCACGTCACGCGGGTGCCCCTGCGCCAGGATCGAACCCGCCCGCATCACGATGAGGTTGTCGCTGTACCGCGCGGCCAGATTGAGGTCGTGCAGCACCATGACCACGGTGCGGCCCGACTCGTGCAGGTCGTCCACCAGGTCGAGCACGTCGATCGCGTGCGCCAGGTCCAGATAGGTGGTCGGCTCGTCGAGGAGCAGCAGATCGGTGCCCTGGGCCAGGGTCATCGAGATCCAGACCCGCTGGCGCTGCCCGCCGGACAGCGAGTCGACCGGGCGGTCGGCCAGATCCGACACTCCGGTCATGGCCAGCGCGCGCTCCACCACACCGGCGTCGTCCGACGACCACTGCCGCAGCCAGCTCTGGTGCGGATGACGCCCCTTCGCGACCAGGTCGGCCACCGTCAGCCCCTCCGGCGCGACCGGCGCCTGCGGCAACAGGCCCAGCTTCTTCGCCACGTCCCTGGTCCTGAGCCTGACGATGTCCTCGCCGTCCAGCACGACGGCCCCCTTGGCCGGTTTGAGCAGCCGCGTCAGGGTGCGCAACAGAGTGGACTTGCCACAGCCATTGGGACCGATGATCGTGGTGATCACGCCGGGCGGGATCGTCACGTCCAGGTTCTCGATGACGGTCCGGCCGCCGTACCCGACCGTGACGCCTCTGGCCGCGAGCCGCGCGGCGCCCTGGGCCATGGACTGGATGTCGGTGCTGCGCTCGGCGCTCACAAGCCCCCCTGTATCGAGGTTTTGCCTGACGTCATTGCCATCTACCTGAGGTTCGCCCGCACCAGCAGATAGACGAGGAAGGGGCCGCCGATCGCGGCGGTGACCACGCCGACCGGGAGAGTGATCGGCAGCGCCGTACGCGCGACCAGGTCCGCACCGATCAGCAGCAACGCTCCCACCATGCCGGAGGCCGCCAACGGCGGTGTCGGGCACCTCGCCAGACGCATCGCCACCTGCGGCGCCACCAGCGCGACGAACGGGACCGGGCCCGCGGCGCTCACCGCCACAGCGGCCAGCAGGACCGCGCACAACAACAGGACCGCCCGCACCATCGAGTACCGGACGCCCAGACCGGCGGCGACCTCGTCGCCCAAGTGCATCGGCTTGAACTGGAACGCCACACAGGACACGACGGTCAGGAGGACGAGCGTGCACCACAGCGCCACCCGGACCTCGCCCCACGAGCGGCCCTCCAGCGAGCCGACCAGCCACACCTGGGCCCGGGCCACGTCCTTGATGTCGGCCGTGGCCAGCAGCCATGTGGTGATCGCCTCCATCACGGCGCTCACCGAGATGCCGATGAGGATGAGCCGGAAGCCGTCGACACCGCGCCGCCACGCCAGGAAGTACACCAGCAGCCCGGTCCCGAGACCGCCCGCGAGCGCCGCCGCGGACAGGCCCACGGCGCTGACGACCGCCGCGGCGGTCCCGCCCGACACCGTCACCAGGAACACCGCGACCGCGCCGGCGCCCCCGGTGATCCCCAGAATGTCCGGACTGGCCAGCGGATTGCGGGCGATGGACTGCGTCAGCGCCCCGGACACCCCCAGCGCGACCCCCACGATGAGCCCGGCCAGGGCACGCGGCATCCGCAAGTCGATGATCACGAACTCGTCGACCCGCTCGCCCCCGCCGAGGATCGTGGCGAGCACCCGGGACAGGCCGATGGGGAAGTCCCCGACGCCGATGGACAGGCAGAACACCAGGAAGGTGGCCGCGGCCAACAGCAGCGTGACGCTTACGAGCCAGGGCCGCCACACGAACGACACCTGGCCGAGCCGCACACCCGGTGCCACCGATCGCTTCACATCCGTCCCGCTCATGTGTTCTTGAACTTTCCGAGCC encodes the following:
- a CDS encoding non-ribosomal peptide synthetase gives rise to the protein MVEPSARRVLLSPTRVADVRRRIGDFSDRTIAEACAIGLAYWATGRSPDGIDLTPGTLFADVLGWVDNGGTASGGWEIGADERSIVLPGGVGPADAQLALDDLADFPDRPIGTIGPAGVAARLEALAGWNDTEADRVRPTIVEMFHEQARTRPDAVAIVDEHRSLTYREAAGLAGQLAHHLIARGLGPEQVVGISLRRSADMVIGLLAVLQAGCAFVPLDPKWPAARRAVVIDDAQVVVQLNDSGERDPAEPDAVAVDLGDWRFGSHPAEGTAVTVPGDALAYVIFTSGSTGRPKGAMIRHAAISERLLWQMNEILGFGHDDASLFKAPLSFDISINEIFLPLVSGGRLVILRSGGERDPHHLLSVIAEQRVTFTYLVSSMLDVLLEMAGDSGRLDSLRHVWCGGEVLTPELYERFRTKLDIPLYHGYGPAETTIGVSHVIYRGAAERLSTSIGRANPNTQLYVLDDELRPVPVGVGGELYAGGFLLGRGYVGAPGLTASRFVANPFAADGSRLYRTGDLARYTPDGSLDFLGRADNQIKIRGMRLEIEDVEAGLAEHPGVRHSCVVAKKNAAGGTYLVGYVIPAAGSGELRADEVRAWATEHMVEYMVPTHVVVMTEFPLTANGKLDRGALPEPAVPTGPLKRPTTENEHAVCAAVAAVLRLDEVGVDQDFFQLGGDSILAISLLSALRDAGLHVTARQIFTHSGVGALAAVASREDVSTVDHRDVATGSVVGSPIVRWLGDTTDAIDGFVQSVVLNTPADLTADALDAILIALIRHHDMLRARLVRGDRWSFDIPEADQAALGWQESDRPLDECVALATEGLDPECGVMLRAVWRREARQLVLTAHHVVIDGVSWRILMDDLATAWRQLASGAPIELPPVGTSFRRWTQLLERAAFDADSSPYWRPLPGEDQPLGRRTLATADTVATERLQAVSAGPEVTAALLGETPAKFHAGVNDVLLTGLAVALARWRRDLGQEQTFAHVELEGHGREGQFVAGSAGFEPALSRTVGWFTTLFPVTVDPGAAADFTAPEYLTAALKAVKEDLARVPDNGVSYGALRYLTHVEFDTPAPQVLFNYLGRFDAGTTDDWQLTGTTVQLGEKRDPRMRLPRPLEFNAIAEAAATGEYELVTTISWPDGMFTDEDIATLGGYFRTALAGLASLDRGGHSPSDFALVPLAQADVDALDGPALRDILPLTPLQEGLYFHSVYDDDSAGAYVEQQLLTLDGAVDPGRLAAAAGRVLTLYPNLAVRFVALADGRVVSVLESGVEAPFSTVDRPGITDDEVRDLAERDRRAGFDLANGPLMRYTLIRGGPGRNVLVQTVHHIIADGWSVPPMLRALLAEYHAPGTVYPVAGFSEYVRRLAGRDDDESDRVWREQLAGLPGPSLVAEGHTPSGRFADTAVEPEDDIDAAARAAGVPLSVAVHSAWAVTLGSLLHGRDVVFGSTVSGRDAEVPGIEDMVGLFINTIPVRARWTRTTTARDLLASVREHQSAVLPHQHVSLARIGRRAGAGTLFDTLVVFDVATDVDALRRPGDTLAITGIVNEGAPHYPLTLVVERALDGRPRFNLIYDGELLREPSAQAILRTFTHTFARLLARPDIPVDDLTPGSDRRPERISPTTLGALFDAAARRDPAATAVTQCALDGDTRSLTYGELAAAKDELALTLRAAGVRPGKRVAIAVPRSVEQVVALVAIVTAGGAYVPLDLAYPDERLEYILADAAPQVVLVDREQRDRFTRLLARAGVPARVLVRGDELPRADAEAGPEAGWHDPAYVIYTSGSTGRPKGVVVPHSSVVTLLANTRPDMDFGPHDVWVQFHSFSFDFAVWELWGALAHGGELLVPEYGLTRSPVDFNRLVRERGVTVLNQTPSAFYQFTEADRHADEPLPALRRIIFGGEALDLGRLRGWIERHGTGSPELVNMYGITETTVHVTHRVLADEDFGLGEDVSPIGGPIPGLVIHLLDDRLRPVPPGRVGAIYVAGDQVSLGYLGRPGLTAGRFVANPFMGDGSRMYHTGDLAVRTLDGELEFLGRTDDQIQLKGFRIELAEVEDAVRELDGVVDVAVTVAESGDHLVAHVVGQVPDDLGDLLSTKLPGHMVPGRVLPVEALPLTVNGKLDRGALTESAATGPSSSDRTSWLGAQFPAPLRGAPAAEDAALDALVRIFTETLPGVAAGADTDFFRAGGDSIVAITVINRARALGLAIVPRDVFLFRTPRALAEHLGTRTPRAAPAPVPARREDGPLTPTPIILRQRELGGSLARFAQARTLVAPEGTGFADVGRAANAVVAAHPALRLRLRVEHGVWALRTEPSVEVMVVRAKTADATAVANEAAGRLDPGSGDVVAFSWLEASRTLVVTVHHLAVDSVSWLILLDDLAAALRGEPLAPPTTSYAEYAEALALQSTQAVDGLGHWVTTLQAPGLLPAPGELRETTVVLGPDMSDSVTRTAPAALGVGLTELLCGALRTALTHIQPSPTDLAIELERHGRVPALEHHDYTRTVGWFTSIAPVRLTAHTDPVAAAYEVAERQPDERGHVAYGQLRYLNPQTAPLLDRRPQVLFNYLGRGGESRAPRLTGGDQGSPYAVEVNAWTDAATGSLHTDFTLAEGIPDEITEHWRRALEHIAEASATAERTAPVTPLQRGLFFQAQMAGPAGHYVAQSWFTFDRRLDTDALAEAMAYVIERYPVVGAGFTTGDDGNPVQVLGAGRRVDVRTVALSTDAEVEVLRTRDRDTGFDPGEPPLIRMTVVRLPDDRDGLLLSYHLLLWDGWSREIVLRELFDAYQAVLQDELDAPAPATPSFEDHARALDARDSAVSERFWAEHLAGLPGPTLLAGPAPALSDDLPRALVHTLSAERSESLREAAKAHGVTLNSVLTGAFGLLLGAHTGRGDAVFGVTVSGREGEGLDGIVGVLLNTVPMWTRARPDDTAGEYLSAVQAARVEAMDHEHLGLGEIQRASGHDTLFDNLFVLQNFLDMDAFAEMNARHGITSVTADDSTHYPFTWVVTPGDRLTVKLEYRDEDTGNARRLLDDYLRVLEDLARSTGPVGALPGLAPKPSRGERTDIGTDTVVDRFDRAADRDPRRVALVAGGSTMTFAGLRDRSRAAAGVLAGRGIGPGTTVGLAIPRSLDSIVALFAVLRVGAAYVPLELDHPDERIAAIVADARPEVILTVSAVSPRLTGDLIELDRPLPEGKPYVTFATDDPDRLRHPAYTIYTSGSTGKPKGVVTEYAGLTNMLINHQRRIFEPVLAAHGHRVFRIAHTVSFAFDMSWEELLWLADGHEVHICDEELRRDAPRLVEYCLEHGIDVINVTPTYAQQLVAEGLLDHPERRPALVLLGGEAVTPALWRRLAETEGTVGYNLYGPTEYTINTLGVGTFECQDPVVGVAIDNTDVYVLDPWLRPLPDGVPGELYVSGIGIARGYLGQPARTAHRFVACPFGEPGERMYRTGDLVVRRPDGNLMYLGRTDQQVKIRGHRVELGEVEAAFAAHPAVRFAAAVAQPDPQVDGAYRLAAYLVLEGAELATVATEVGAGLPDFLRPTHYAQVDSVPLTVNGKADTKALPEAKPLGALTTAGERGPATETETVVCEFFAEALDLDDDEVSAVSDFVSLGGHSMLAVRLIGLLRREYGPVITIRDLFTLRTPEAMARHLDAHHLHARVLDARVLDDNS
- a CDS encoding ABC transporter ATP-binding protein; this encodes MSTTDARVTPATLRTATGRVAIRWVTAHCREMPWLTAATVLTTVAGAALQVLPVLLLGRVVDGVVEGEPRSALVTIGVLMGAAALLGAAATAVSTYLIGRLGADLLAGLREGAVRAVLGMPSARIEQVGRGDVLSRVGDDVAVLSKGIRTAVPTVFSAGVLVLIATAGMFGLDWRLGLAGAGALPAYALALRWYLPRSAPLYQKQRAAQADRAQALISGLNGIDTVRAYRLEGAFREQVTSESWRVRDFGIEVFRFFGRFVGRENRAEFIGLVLIIVVGYALLEADAASLGEVSSAPLMFHRLFTPLGSIMFTFDEAQKSGASLTRLVGVVGEAAQDRLVGEAATAPVDAARYPVTVRGLTFRYPGAEDPVLRDVSLTIPAGGSLALVGATGAGKTTLAALIAGIGTPQSGSVRIGPTDLAGLDEAGARAMVSILTQDTYVFSGPLADDLRLAAPEATDAELMDALRTVGADGWVDALPEGLNTMVGEGGERLDVTKVAQIALARLVLARSPVVVLDESTAEAGSEGAAELERAVLAACSGRTTLLVAHRLTQAMAADRIAVLDAGRVVEQGTHEELVALGGRYARLWRAWREGS